One genomic segment of Streptomyces sp. NBC_00239 includes these proteins:
- the aceE gene encoding pyruvate dehydrogenase (acetyl-transferring), homodimeric type produces MSDPVAKLPSELDQLPDRDSEETAEWAQSLDAVAKAAGTRRAEYLLRRTLHHAEAAGLALPKLLETDYVNTIPTAAEPEFPGDEAMEAKITAWNRWNAAAMVTRGSKYGVGGHIATFASAAWLYETGFQHFFRGKEADGSGDQLYIQGHASPGIYARAFLDGRISEQQLDNFRQESGGNGLPSYPHPRRLPWLWEFPTVSMGLGPLSAIYQARFNRYLQNRSIKDTANSHVWAFLGDGEMDEPESTAALALASREQLDNLTFVINCNLQRLDGPVRANFRVVQELEAQFRGAGWNVIKTLWGSAWDELFRLDTTGALVRRLREVPDAQFQTYATRDVAYIRNHFFGANPELVQLAAVVSDAKIAECFHTSRGGHEPRKVYAAYKAALEHKGAPTVILAQTVKGYTLGAGFESKNANHQMKKLTIDEFKSMRDKLGLPIPDSAFADGQVPYGHPGADSPEVRYLNERRAALGGPAPARKVHHVALPAPADRAFAPLIKGSGKQEMATTMAFVRLVKDLMRDKETGKRWVPIVPDEARTFGMESLFPSAGIYSPLGQTYEPVDRDQLMYYKEAKDGQILNEGITEAGAMADFIAACTSYATHGEPMIPFYIFYSMFGWQRTADQMWQLADQLGKGFIVGATAGRTTLTGEGLQHADGHSHLIASTNPASLNYDPAFAYEIAVIVKDGLRRMYGETPEDVFYYLTVYNEPKVQPAMPEGVEEGIIKGLYRFNRATDLENAPAAEAPKIQLMASGTAIHWVLEAQRLLAADWNVAADVWSATSWGELRREALECDEALLRGEVRTPYVTQALEGAPGPVLAVSDWMRQVPDQISQWVEQDYSSLGTDGFGLSDTREGARRHFGVDAQSIVVAALAQLARRGEAPASAVKEARERYGL; encoded by the coding sequence ATGTCCGACCCCGTAGCCAAGCTTCCGAGCGAGCTCGACCAGCTCCCGGACCGCGACAGCGAGGAGACCGCCGAATGGGCGCAGTCCCTCGACGCCGTCGCCAAGGCCGCCGGCACCCGCCGCGCCGAGTACCTGCTGCGCCGTACGCTCCACCACGCCGAGGCCGCCGGGCTCGCCCTGCCGAAGCTGCTGGAGACGGACTACGTCAACACCATCCCCACCGCCGCGGAGCCGGAGTTCCCCGGTGACGAGGCGATGGAAGCCAAGATCACCGCCTGGAACCGCTGGAACGCGGCCGCCATGGTGACCCGCGGCTCGAAGTACGGCGTCGGCGGCCACATCGCCACCTTCGCCTCGGCGGCCTGGCTCTACGAGACCGGCTTCCAGCACTTCTTCCGGGGCAAGGAGGCCGACGGCTCGGGCGACCAGCTCTACATCCAGGGCCACGCCTCCCCCGGCATCTACGCCCGCGCCTTCCTCGACGGGCGCATCTCCGAGCAGCAGCTCGACAACTTCCGGCAGGAGTCGGGCGGCAACGGCCTCCCGTCCTACCCGCACCCGCGGCGCCTGCCCTGGCTGTGGGAGTTCCCCACGGTCTCCATGGGCCTCGGCCCGCTCTCCGCGATCTACCAGGCGCGCTTCAACCGCTACCTGCAGAACCGGAGCATCAAGGACACCGCCAACTCGCACGTCTGGGCCTTCCTGGGCGACGGCGAGATGGACGAGCCCGAGTCGACCGCCGCCCTGGCCCTGGCCTCCCGCGAGCAGCTCGACAACCTGACCTTCGTCATCAACTGCAACCTGCAGCGCCTCGACGGCCCGGTCCGCGCCAACTTCCGCGTGGTCCAGGAGCTGGAGGCGCAGTTCCGCGGCGCCGGCTGGAACGTCATCAAGACGCTGTGGGGCTCCGCCTGGGACGAGCTGTTCCGGCTCGACACCACGGGCGCCCTGGTCCGCCGCCTGCGCGAGGTGCCGGACGCGCAGTTCCAGACGTACGCGACCCGCGACGTGGCGTACATCCGCAACCACTTCTTCGGTGCGAACCCCGAGCTGGTCCAGCTCGCCGCGGTGGTGTCCGACGCGAAGATCGCCGAGTGCTTCCACACCTCGCGCGGCGGCCACGAGCCCCGCAAGGTCTACGCCGCGTACAAGGCCGCCCTGGAGCACAAGGGCGCGCCGACGGTCATCCTGGCGCAGACCGTCAAGGGCTACACGCTGGGTGCCGGGTTCGAGTCGAAGAACGCGAACCACCAGATGAAGAAGCTGACCATCGACGAGTTCAAGAGCATGCGCGACAAGCTCGGACTCCCGATCCCGGACAGCGCCTTCGCCGACGGCCAGGTCCCGTACGGCCACCCGGGCGCGGACAGCCCCGAGGTCCGGTACCTGAACGAGCGCCGCGCGGCCCTCGGCGGCCCGGCCCCGGCCCGCAAGGTCCACCACGTGGCCCTGCCCGCCCCCGCCGACCGCGCCTTCGCCCCGCTGATCAAGGGCTCCGGCAAGCAGGAGATGGCCACCACCATGGCCTTCGTCCGGCTCGTCAAGGACCTGATGCGGGACAAGGAGACCGGCAAGCGCTGGGTGCCGATCGTCCCCGACGAGGCCCGCACCTTCGGCATGGAGTCGCTCTTCCCGTCGGCCGGCATCTACTCGCCGCTGGGCCAGACGTACGAGCCGGTCGACCGCGACCAGCTGATGTACTACAAGGAAGCCAAGGACGGCCAGATCCTCAACGAGGGGATCACCGAGGCCGGCGCCATGGCCGACTTCATCGCCGCCTGCACGTCGTACGCGACGCACGGCGAGCCGATGATCCCGTTCTACATCTTCTACTCGATGTTCGGCTGGCAGCGGACCGCCGACCAGATGTGGCAGCTCGCCGACCAGCTCGGCAAGGGCTTCATCGTGGGCGCCACCGCCGGCCGCACCACGCTGACCGGTGAGGGCCTCCAGCACGCGGACGGCCACTCGCACCTGATCGCGTCCACGAACCCGGCGTCGCTCAACTACGACCCGGCCTTCGCGTACGAGATCGCGGTGATCGTCAAGGACGGTCTGCGCCGGATGTACGGCGAGACGCCGGAAGACGTCTTCTACTACCTGACGGTCTACAACGAGCCGAAGGTGCAGCCCGCGATGCCCGAGGGCGTCGAGGAAGGCATCATCAAGGGCCTGTACCGCTTCAACCGGGCGACCGACCTGGAGAACGCGCCGGCCGCCGAGGCCCCGAAGATCCAGCTGATGGCGTCCGGCACGGCGATCCACTGGGTCCTGGAGGCGCAGCGCCTGCTGGCCGCCGACTGGAACGTGGCCGCCGACGTCTGGTCCGCCACCTCCTGGGGCGAGCTGCGCCGCGAGGCGCTGGAGTGCGACGAGGCCCTGCTCCGCGGCGAGGTGCGCACCCCGTACGTCACGCAGGCCCTGGAAGGCGCGCCCGGCCCGGTCCTCGCGGTCTCCGACTGGATGCGCCAGGTCCCGGACCAGATCAGCCAGTGGGTCGAGCAGGACTACTCCTCGCTGGGCACGGACGGCTTCGGCCTGTCCGACACCCGTGAGGGCGCCCGCCGCCACTTCGGTGTCGACGCGCAGTCGATCGTGGTCGCGGCCCTTGCCCAGCTGGCCCGCCGCGGCGAGGCCCCGGCCTCCGCGGTCAAGGAGGCCCGGGAGCGCTACGGCCTGTAG
- a CDS encoding GntR family transcriptional regulator, whose product MTPPVVHSLREQIREHIVEGIVSGRWKPGERIVERRIAVELEVSQTPVREALRELETLRLIESAPNKGVRVRNLTASDLDEIYPVRAGLEQIAAELAAPRLASDTALLERLLEPHVIALREADRTEDSTAQVRHTVAFHRGMVGAAGNSVLLHTWESLGIEVFTALSIRWLGTVQKAFAEEHEMLVEAFRRNDPEIGLLVKRHVLGCAPRA is encoded by the coding sequence ATCACCCCACCCGTCGTGCACTCGCTGCGCGAGCAGATCCGCGAGCACATCGTGGAGGGGATCGTCAGCGGCCGCTGGAAGCCCGGCGAGCGGATCGTGGAGCGCCGGATCGCGGTGGAGCTGGAGGTCAGCCAGACCCCCGTACGGGAGGCGTTGCGTGAGCTGGAGACCCTCCGGCTGATCGAATCCGCCCCGAACAAGGGCGTACGGGTACGCAATCTGACCGCGTCCGACCTGGACGAGATCTACCCGGTGCGCGCCGGCCTGGAGCAGATCGCCGCGGAGCTGGCCGCTCCCCGGCTGGCCTCGGACACCGCCCTGCTGGAGCGGCTGCTGGAGCCGCACGTGATCGCCCTGCGCGAGGCCGACCGTACGGAGGACAGCACCGCTCAGGTGCGGCACACGGTGGCCTTCCACCGGGGGATGGTGGGCGCGGCGGGCAACAGCGTGCTGCTGCACACCTGGGAGAGCCTGGGCATCGAGGTGTTCACGGCGCTGTCGATCCGCTGGCTGGGCACCGTGCAGAAGGCCTTCGCGGAGGAGCACGAGATGCTGGTCGAGGCCTTCCGGAGGAACGATCCGGAGATCGGTCTGCTGGTCAAGCGGCACGTGCTCGGATGTGCGCCGCGCGCCTAG